From the Puniceicoccus vermicola genome, the window CGAGTTTAGCGATGAGGATGGGCGCACCTATGCGATGGTTGCGTTGAAGGAGAGCGAGCTGATGGAACTGCATTACAGCCCCGTGGCCGCGTAGTCGGGCCGACCTCGAGTTTCCTCCTCCTTCTTCGCGTTGGAGCGGGTTCGTTGTCCTGGCTTCAGCCAGCCGCCTTGCGCTCTCCTCTTTCTCTCCTTCCATCCCCGTGCCCCAGCCGCCTCAGTGTGAAAAAACCAGTCTGCCACTCAGGACGCATTTGCCTCTCACAGGGGCACAGAGATCCCGGAGGGAAAATTTAAGGATCAAGACCGGAGGCTTTTTGAGTCCCCCTCAGCCATCTCCCATCCGTGGGTGGGTTGCTTCAGCGCCCACCTCCGATACAACCAAAAGACCTCTCAGCGGTTCCACAACCTTCCCGCAACGCCCACATCCCTCGTTTCCTCCGAAGAACTTTTCGAGGGCGGCGCTGAAGCAACCGCCCCACGGGAGAACCGTAAACCGGTCCCCACTGACATCCGTCCTCCGACCTCTGGTGTCCAATCTCCAGGGCGGAGCCCACTCCTCCGAAAACCTGTTCGCTTTACTTTTTCGCAAAAAAGGCATACCATATTCCGTATGGCCTCCTCGTACACCATCAAGACAGCCCAGCGCAGCCTATCGGCGTTGGTCCGCGAGTGCGAATCGCACCCGGTTACGCTCACCCGACAGGGAAAAGCGGTCGCGGTAGTCATGTCGGTCGAGCGAATGGAAGCGATTGCCGAAACGATGGAGGTCCTGGCCGATCCGGCAGCCATGTCGGCTTTGCGCAAGTATCGCGCAGGGGAAGCACGCTTCCAGGGCCTGGAAGCCCTCGAATCGGAATGATCGAAGTCAGGATTCAGGAAGAGGTCCTCGAATTTCTCAGAACTCTTCCCCCTAAGCCGAAACAAGCCCTACGCAAAGCTCTCCGCGATCTTGCCGAAGAAAAAGGAGACATCCTTCCCCTTACCGATGAACTCGATGGATTCCACCGCCTCCGCGTCGGAAGCTATCGTATCATCTTCTGCTACGAGACCGTGCAAAACCGTCGCCGCATCGCCTGCATCTACGCCGCCCAGCGGAAGTGGGTATACGACCTCTTCCGCAGTAAATTATCTGAATAGATCCCGGTCTCGGTTTGCCAGTTCCCGGTTCTCCGTTTTCAGCTCGTTATCTCCGAGCCTTCCACCGCCCAACCATCTTCCATCTTCCAACTTCAATCTCCCATCGCCTCGCCGCCCTCGAAAAGGCTTTCTGTCACGAATCAAGACGTGACGTCTTTTAAGTCACTTCGGCGAAGCCGCAAATCAAACGTAGCCCAGGCGTCCCGCCTGGGATCTTCCCCCGGAGCGCAGGTCTTCAGACTGCCTCGCTTGAAAGTGGTTCGAATTCCGTCCCGCCCTTTCATCTATGGCGAAAACGGACTCCCCATGGAAAATCGTAGACTGACTCCGTTTCACCGATTGATCGATGCCGGATTTTGATCCACAAAACACAGTAGTCGACCCAGCGAAACTTCGGGA encodes:
- a CDS encoding type II toxin-antitoxin system RelE family toxin, with amino-acid sequence MIEVRIQEEVLEFLRTLPPKPKQALRKALRDLAEEKGDILPLTDELDGFHRLRVGSYRIIFCYETVQNRRRIACIYAAQRKWVYDLFRSKLSE
- a CDS encoding type II toxin-antitoxin system Phd/YefM family antitoxin — encoded protein: MASSYTIKTAQRSLSALVRECESHPVTLTRQGKAVAVVMSVERMEAIAETMEVLADPAAMSALRKYRAGEARFQGLEALESE